One stretch of Harmonia axyridis chromosome 1, icHarAxyr1.1, whole genome shotgun sequence DNA includes these proteins:
- the LOC123688186 gene encoding uncharacterized protein C1orf112 homolog isoform X2 produces METDNCPETIMEETKSIFKRASTSDLDKKIIYNALQDFRTHFKKLSLEKLEKDFMFYMMPCIKDLFFEIYRSNDEMDSIQKVEELLGNLTITISLTNFIEELLNCIASQLESTNLNLLKTMILEIPKCLFLTYNHCKRSQKKYQNLMNDCKEILLLYKKNQECHMKFLNIITIIAIDAKDENSTKILIDSIQSISNITEILFGLNIKALADSWKSYCCVIEKHQEILAAEKFYCIREIELLGLQIRDFMNIALESNDDKQLLQYLKLSGFLLKVALKIINNFWQFLNNDHLECIHNLVCSIYNFSPEISDTYKLTVNVKNAIQTCLLDVSTSFVEEKLLQRDILEKMLSKLSSSKSDLIGCLEFNMKILEFINRQIPDDLDYSFFASIVNLIFINFSIWFPEPYSEDVMKHLATIIEKLSSHFSKSIEAHNSFYNEDFESVIFSNILGNNIGCHILASTTWVQIISKLSSESRKNVITELLQVINNSQIELSFTSLKIIFLKKFMHKLFNSLDEEERVYFLNLYPPLEYKCLWRIIGPSYNTENETLLLNPLLEFLSLNLKDVRNSASAQEIIESVEALKMFAGASKSSLEINGKTLCNIVLTLWELNFEEVPSNNLFLKYFISCLSEVTVKLMNYFSTDQVVSILKRMEMLATNNLFKVKLCLMLSAMSTKQAEHNMEQNKLNFVISDLFELLLRENDEMIKEI; encoded by the exons ATGGAAACCGATAATTGCCCTGAAACAATTATGGAGGAAAccaaatcaattttcaaa AGAGCTTCAACAAGTGATTtagacaaaaaaattatatacaatgCCCTTCAAGATTTTAGAACTCACTTCAAGAAGTTATCAttagaaaaattagaaaaagatTTCATGTTTTATATGATGCCTTGTATAAAGGATTTGTTTTTTGAG ATCTATAGAAGTAATGATGAAATGGATTCTATACAAAAAGTCGAAGAATTATTAGGCAATCTGACA ATAACAATATCActcacaaatttcatagaagAACTTCTGAATTGTATTGCTTCCCAGTTAGAATCTACCAATTTAAATTTACTCAAGACTATGATTTTAGAAATACCAAAGTGCCTATTTCTAACATACAACCATTGTAAAAGAAG TCAAAAAAAGTACCAGAATTTAATGAATGACTGtaaagaaattttattattatataaaaaaaatcaagaatgtcATATGAAATTTCTTAATATTATAACTATTATAGCCATCGATGCTAAGGATGAAAACAGTACAAAAATTCTGATTGATT caatTCAATCCATATCCAATATAACTGAAATATTGTTTGGACTAAATATAAAAGCATTAGCCGATAGTTGGAAAAGCTATTGTTGTGTGATTGAAAAACATCAAGAAATTTTAGCTGCTGAAAAATTCTACTGTATTAGGGAAATTGAACTTCTGGGATTGCAAATACGCGATTTCATGAATATTGCACTG gAAAGTAATGATGATAAACAGCTTCTTCAGTACTTAAAATTATCTGGATTTCTTTTAAAAGTTGCTCTGAAAATCATCAACAATTTTTGGCAATTCCTAAATAATGATCATTTAGAGTGTATACATAACTTAGTTTgtagtatttataatttttctccAGAGATTTCAGATACATATAAATTGACAGTCAATGTGAAAAATGCCATTCAAACTTGCCTATTAGATGTTTCAACATCTTTTGTAGAAGAAAAGTTATTACAGAGAGATATTTTGGAGAAA ATGTTATCAAAACTCAGTTCATCAAAAAGCGATTTGATTGGTTGTTTGGAATTTAACATGAAAATTCTAGAATTTATTAATCGTCAAATTCCAGATGATTTGGATTATAGTTTCTTCGCTTCTATTGTGAATCTCATATTCATCAATTTCTCAATAT GGTTTCCAGAACCTTATTCTGAAGATGTGATGAAACATCTtgcaacaattattgaaaaattgtcttccCATTTCAGTAAATCCATTGAAGCTCATAACAGCTTTTATAATGAAGATTTTGAATCTGTGATTTTCTCAAATATACTTGGAAATAATATTGGATGCCATATTTTGGCTTCGACCACTTGGGTTCAAATAATAAG CAAATTGTCTTCTGAGTCGAGGAAGAATGTTATTACCGAATTATTGCAAGTAATCAATAATAGTCAAATTGAATTATCATTCACTTCATTAAAAATCATATTTCTAAAGAAATTCATGCATAAGTTATTCAATTCACTTGATGAAGAGGAAAGAGTATATTTTCTGAATCTCTATCCACCATTGGAATACAAATGTTTATGGAGAATTATAGGACCAAGTTATAATACAGAAAATGAGACTCTGTTATTGAATCCTTTGTTGGAATTTCTCTCTTTAAACTTGAAAGATGTGAGAAATTCCGCTTCTGCTCAGGAAATCATTGAATCG GTTGAAGCACTGAAAATGTTTGCAGGAGCATCCAAGTCAAGTTTAGAAATAAATGGCAAGACATTGTGTAATATTGTCCTGACATTATGggaattaaattttgaagaggTCCCTAGTAATAatctatttttgaaatatttcatttcttgttTGAGTGAAGTTACAGTGAAGTTGATGAACTACTTTTCAACTGATCAAGTTGTTTCT ATACTCAAGAGAATGGAAATGCTTGCAaccaataatttattcaaagtCAAATTATGTTTGATGCTTAGCGCGATGTCCACCAAACAAGCAGAGCATAATATGGAACAGAATAAATTGAACTTTGTCATCTCCGATCTTTTCGAGTTATTACTTagggaaaatgatgaaatgataaagGAA ATTTAA
- the LOC123688186 gene encoding uncharacterized protein LOC123688186 isoform X1, translating into METDNCPETIMEETKSIFKRASTSDLDKKIIYNALQDFRTHFKKLSLEKLEKDFMFYMMPCIKDLFFEIYRSNDEMDSIQKVEELLGNLTITISLTNFIEELLNCIASQLESTNLNLLKTMILEIPKCLFLTYNHCKRSQKKYQNLMNDCKEILLLYKKNQECHMKFLNIITIIAIDAKDENSTKILIDSIQSISNITEILFGLNIKALADSWKSYCCVIEKHQEILAAEKFYCIREIELLGLQIRDFMNIALESNDDKQLLQYLKLSGFLLKVALKIINNFWQFLNNDHLECIHNLVCSIYNFSPEISDTYKLTVNVKNAIQTCLLDVSTSFVEEKLLQRDILEKMLSKLSSSKSDLIGCLEFNMKILEFINRQIPDDLDYSFFASIVNLIFINFSIWFPEPYSEDVMKHLATIIEKLSSHFSKSIEAHNSFYNEDFESVIFSNILGNNIGCHILASTTWVQIISKLSSESRKNVITELLQVINNSQIELSFTSLKIIFLKKFMHKLFNSLDEEERVYFLNLYPPLEYKCLWRIIGPSYNTENETLLLNPLLEFLSLNLKDVRNSASAQEIIESVEALKMFAGASKSSLEINGKTLCNIVLTLWELNFEEVPSNNLFLKYFISCLSEVTVKLMNYFSTDQVVSILKRMEMLATNNLFKVKLCLMLSAMSTKQAEHNMEQNKLNFVISDLFELLLRENDEMIKEVSLKIFQQFAYNNHFIIVNNVSRMLPDLNLEQYLRTNGNKMHSNEHFNVPDLKSMEHKCLVESRKSISARNSFASRENSFDSSNKNYFSRECSFETENETMKLINRPSAESKKGFTIRSNGPQWKRVKLNEDAEEESDSISDVLQRIKSEIKCLNKILSKEKPTPKNAQDIKMLAYQIQNLLE; encoded by the exons ATGGAAACCGATAATTGCCCTGAAACAATTATGGAGGAAAccaaatcaattttcaaa AGAGCTTCAACAAGTGATTtagacaaaaaaattatatacaatgCCCTTCAAGATTTTAGAACTCACTTCAAGAAGTTATCAttagaaaaattagaaaaagatTTCATGTTTTATATGATGCCTTGTATAAAGGATTTGTTTTTTGAG ATCTATAGAAGTAATGATGAAATGGATTCTATACAAAAAGTCGAAGAATTATTAGGCAATCTGACA ATAACAATATCActcacaaatttcatagaagAACTTCTGAATTGTATTGCTTCCCAGTTAGAATCTACCAATTTAAATTTACTCAAGACTATGATTTTAGAAATACCAAAGTGCCTATTTCTAACATACAACCATTGTAAAAGAAG TCAAAAAAAGTACCAGAATTTAATGAATGACTGtaaagaaattttattattatataaaaaaaatcaagaatgtcATATGAAATTTCTTAATATTATAACTATTATAGCCATCGATGCTAAGGATGAAAACAGTACAAAAATTCTGATTGATT caatTCAATCCATATCCAATATAACTGAAATATTGTTTGGACTAAATATAAAAGCATTAGCCGATAGTTGGAAAAGCTATTGTTGTGTGATTGAAAAACATCAAGAAATTTTAGCTGCTGAAAAATTCTACTGTATTAGGGAAATTGAACTTCTGGGATTGCAAATACGCGATTTCATGAATATTGCACTG gAAAGTAATGATGATAAACAGCTTCTTCAGTACTTAAAATTATCTGGATTTCTTTTAAAAGTTGCTCTGAAAATCATCAACAATTTTTGGCAATTCCTAAATAATGATCATTTAGAGTGTATACATAACTTAGTTTgtagtatttataatttttctccAGAGATTTCAGATACATATAAATTGACAGTCAATGTGAAAAATGCCATTCAAACTTGCCTATTAGATGTTTCAACATCTTTTGTAGAAGAAAAGTTATTACAGAGAGATATTTTGGAGAAA ATGTTATCAAAACTCAGTTCATCAAAAAGCGATTTGATTGGTTGTTTGGAATTTAACATGAAAATTCTAGAATTTATTAATCGTCAAATTCCAGATGATTTGGATTATAGTTTCTTCGCTTCTATTGTGAATCTCATATTCATCAATTTCTCAATAT GGTTTCCAGAACCTTATTCTGAAGATGTGATGAAACATCTtgcaacaattattgaaaaattgtcttccCATTTCAGTAAATCCATTGAAGCTCATAACAGCTTTTATAATGAAGATTTTGAATCTGTGATTTTCTCAAATATACTTGGAAATAATATTGGATGCCATATTTTGGCTTCGACCACTTGGGTTCAAATAATAAG CAAATTGTCTTCTGAGTCGAGGAAGAATGTTATTACCGAATTATTGCAAGTAATCAATAATAGTCAAATTGAATTATCATTCACTTCATTAAAAATCATATTTCTAAAGAAATTCATGCATAAGTTATTCAATTCACTTGATGAAGAGGAAAGAGTATATTTTCTGAATCTCTATCCACCATTGGAATACAAATGTTTATGGAGAATTATAGGACCAAGTTATAATACAGAAAATGAGACTCTGTTATTGAATCCTTTGTTGGAATTTCTCTCTTTAAACTTGAAAGATGTGAGAAATTCCGCTTCTGCTCAGGAAATCATTGAATCG GTTGAAGCACTGAAAATGTTTGCAGGAGCATCCAAGTCAAGTTTAGAAATAAATGGCAAGACATTGTGTAATATTGTCCTGACATTATGggaattaaattttgaagaggTCCCTAGTAATAatctatttttgaaatatttcatttcttgttTGAGTGAAGTTACAGTGAAGTTGATGAACTACTTTTCAACTGATCAAGTTGTTTCT ATACTCAAGAGAATGGAAATGCTTGCAaccaataatttattcaaagtCAAATTATGTTTGATGCTTAGCGCGATGTCCACCAAACAAGCAGAGCATAATATGGAACAGAATAAATTGAACTTTGTCATCTCCGATCTTTTCGAGTTATTACTTagggaaaatgatgaaatgataaagGAAGttagtttgaaaatatttcaacaattcgCATATAACAATCACTTTATAATTGTGAATAATGTTTCAAGAATGTTACCCGATCTGAATTTGGAACAATACCTGAGAACTAATGGTAATAAAATGCATTCAAATGAACATTTTAATGTTCCAGATTTAAAAAGCATGGAACATAAATGTCTAGTGGAGTCTAGAAAATCTATTTCTGCTAGAAATTCTTTTGCGTCTAgagaaaattcatttgattcatcgaataaaaactatttttcaagAGAATGTTCATTTGAAACAGAAAATGAAACCATGAAATTGATCAATAGACCATCTGCAGAATCAAAAAAAGGCTTTACTATCAGAAGCAACGGACCTCAGTGGAAGAGAGTTAAATTAAATGAAGATGCTGAAGAAGAAAGCGATAGTATTAGTGATGTATTACAAAGAATTAAGAGTGAAATTAAatgtttgaacaaaattttatctAAAGAGAAACCGACCCCCAAAAATGCCCAAGACATTAAAATGTTAGCTTATCAAATACAAAATCTCTTAGAGTAA
- the LOC123688212 gene encoding protein Daple-like isoform X2, whose product MLKKNLQEHETTLNDKKSIIENLKHKLKEYENIGNKHQYSTTTTFVSAKIVELSRRLREKNAEVESWKTKCYKLEKKMFEIQESEVKDMSGQKDENVASPKNENELKKLQEKLNATSLKMRELQNSNIHLKNELKMANKHLQQEVGDTFDTINNNNNLGWRGRAQIICDLQQKNQEMREKLKNYQKNSGVENDRKSEKKIDYLNKENEDLKNILEDQKKRIDMLRARCKVLEAEQSISKSKITSLISQTERDQNLLQTLSNQVTSHQGAVNETIKQKEKYIRGLQKDNEILRIELSKQKYTIENLDKELNDKVEEIKDLMKNKRRSPRPISSYGQRNKNMIDERLINRLEVEKSRLLELTEVQASRISAEREAHSKTQDLLRTERQRAAKMETNLAKLELEYSTIRPGGSYCTLTTNRSLDLKKQATDLQADLEIAQETIKALKTRLEIEQHERKMDLKEFSRIFESNN is encoded by the exons ATGCTCAAGAAGAACTTACAAGAACATGAGACTACTCTAAACGATAAGAAATCCATAATTGAAAActtgaaacataaattgaaagaatatgaaaatatcGGAAACAAACATCAGTATTCAACTACAACTACATTTGTTAGTGCTAAGATTGTAGAGCTGAGTAGAAGATTGCGGGAAAAAAATGCAGAAGTTGAGTCGTGGAAAACGAAGTGTTAcaaactagaaaaaaaaatgttcgagATACAGGAAAGTGAAGTCAAAGATATGTCTGGACAAAAAG acGAAAATGTTGCTTCACCcaagaatgaaaatgaattgaagaaACTCCAAGAAAAGTTGAACGCTACTTCCTTGAAAATGAGGGAATTGCAGAACTCTAATATTCACCTTAAAAACGAATTAAAAATGGCCAACAAACATTTACAACAAGAAGTTGGAGATACATTCGATACcataaataataacaacaatCTCGGATGGAGAGGTAGAGCCCAGATCATATGcgatttgcaacaaaaaaatcAGGAAATGAGAGAGAAgctgaaaaattatcaaaagaaTA GTGGTGTAGAAAATGatagaaaatcagaaaaaaaaatagactaCTTGAACAAAGAGAACGAAGATTTAAAGAATATATTGGAAGACCAGAAAAAACGTATTGACATGTTGCGCGCTAGATGTAAAGTCCTGGAGGCTGAGCAATCAATCAGTAAATCCAAGATAACTTCGCTTATATCTCAGACAGAAAGGGACCAAAACTTATTACAAACCTTATCT aatcAAGTGACAAGTCACCAAGGCGCTGTAAATGAAACAATAAAGCAAAAGGAGAAATATATCAGAGGTCTTCAAAAAGACAATGAAATTCTGCGAATCGAATTATCTAAACAGAAATATACAATAGAAAATCTCGATAAGGAACTCAATGATAAGGTAGAAGAAATAAAGgatctaatgaaaaataaacgaaGAAGTCCTAGACCAATAAGTTCATATGGACAGAGAAATAAAAAT ATGATAGATGAAAGATTAATCAATCGTCTAGAAGTAGAAAAGTCGCGTTTATTGGAACTCACAGAAGTGCAAGCCTCAAGAATATCAGCTGAAAGAGAGGCACATTCGAAAACTCAAGATCTCTTAAGGACGGAACGCCAGAGAGCAGCCAAAATGGAGACAAATTTGGCCAAATTAGAGCTAGAATATAGTACAATACGACCAGGAGGCTCATATTGTACATTAACGACGAACAGATCATTGGACTTAAAAAAGCAGGCTACAGATCTTCAAGCTGATTTAGAAATTGCTCAAGAAACAATAAAGGCTTTGAAGACAAGACTAGAAATCGAGCAACATGAAAGAAAAATGGATTTGAaggaattttctagaattttcgaatcaaataattAA
- the LOC123688212 gene encoding protein Daple-like isoform X1, whose translation MEGDYNLNISNEILFPSIPKDIIFPDELNRYLREQLEYFLHENGMLKKNLQEHETTLNDKKSIIENLKHKLKEYENIGNKHQYSTTTTFVSAKIVELSRRLREKNAEVESWKTKCYKLEKKMFEIQESEVKDMSGQKDENVASPKNENELKKLQEKLNATSLKMRELQNSNIHLKNELKMANKHLQQEVGDTFDTINNNNNLGWRGRAQIICDLQQKNQEMREKLKNYQKNSGVENDRKSEKKIDYLNKENEDLKNILEDQKKRIDMLRARCKVLEAEQSISKSKITSLISQTERDQNLLQTLSNQVTSHQGAVNETIKQKEKYIRGLQKDNEILRIELSKQKYTIENLDKELNDKVEEIKDLMKNKRRSPRPISSYGQRNKNMIDERLINRLEVEKSRLLELTEVQASRISAEREAHSKTQDLLRTERQRAAKMETNLAKLELEYSTIRPGGSYCTLTTNRSLDLKKQATDLQADLEIAQETIKALKTRLEIEQHERKMDLKEFSRIFESNN comes from the exons ATGGAAGGTGATTACAATTTAAATATTTCCAATGAAATATTGTTTCCTAGTATTCCGAAAGATATTATTTTTCCTGATGAGTTGAACAGATATTTGAGAGAACAACTAGAG TATTTTTTGCACGAAAATGGCATGCTCAAGAAGAACTTACAAGAACATGAGACTACTCTAAACGATAAGAAATCCATAATTGAAAActtgaaacataaattgaaagaatatgaaaatatcGGAAACAAACATCAGTATTCAACTACAACTACATTTGTTAGTGCTAAGATTGTAGAGCTGAGTAGAAGATTGCGGGAAAAAAATGCAGAAGTTGAGTCGTGGAAAACGAAGTGTTAcaaactagaaaaaaaaatgttcgagATACAGGAAAGTGAAGTCAAAGATATGTCTGGACAAAAAG acGAAAATGTTGCTTCACCcaagaatgaaaatgaattgaagaaACTCCAAGAAAAGTTGAACGCTACTTCCTTGAAAATGAGGGAATTGCAGAACTCTAATATTCACCTTAAAAACGAATTAAAAATGGCCAACAAACATTTACAACAAGAAGTTGGAGATACATTCGATACcataaataataacaacaatCTCGGATGGAGAGGTAGAGCCCAGATCATATGcgatttgcaacaaaaaaatcAGGAAATGAGAGAGAAgctgaaaaattatcaaaagaaTA GTGGTGTAGAAAATGatagaaaatcagaaaaaaaaatagactaCTTGAACAAAGAGAACGAAGATTTAAAGAATATATTGGAAGACCAGAAAAAACGTATTGACATGTTGCGCGCTAGATGTAAAGTCCTGGAGGCTGAGCAATCAATCAGTAAATCCAAGATAACTTCGCTTATATCTCAGACAGAAAGGGACCAAAACTTATTACAAACCTTATCT aatcAAGTGACAAGTCACCAAGGCGCTGTAAATGAAACAATAAAGCAAAAGGAGAAATATATCAGAGGTCTTCAAAAAGACAATGAAATTCTGCGAATCGAATTATCTAAACAGAAATATACAATAGAAAATCTCGATAAGGAACTCAATGATAAGGTAGAAGAAATAAAGgatctaatgaaaaataaacgaaGAAGTCCTAGACCAATAAGTTCATATGGACAGAGAAATAAAAAT ATGATAGATGAAAGATTAATCAATCGTCTAGAAGTAGAAAAGTCGCGTTTATTGGAACTCACAGAAGTGCAAGCCTCAAGAATATCAGCTGAAAGAGAGGCACATTCGAAAACTCAAGATCTCTTAAGGACGGAACGCCAGAGAGCAGCCAAAATGGAGACAAATTTGGCCAAATTAGAGCTAGAATATAGTACAATACGACCAGGAGGCTCATATTGTACATTAACGACGAACAGATCATTGGACTTAAAAAAGCAGGCTACAGATCTTCAAGCTGATTTAGAAATTGCTCAAGAAACAATAAAGGCTTTGAAGACAAGACTAGAAATCGAGCAACATGAAAGAAAAATGGATTTGAaggaattttctagaattttcgaatcaaataattAA